The sequence below is a genomic window from Tistrella mobilis.
GCAACTTCTTCGGCGAGCGGTGCGACATCCGCACGGCCGATGGTGAACATGCCTTCAGCGGCTGTGTCGCCTTCGGTCTGGAGCGCTGGATGCATGCCCTGCTGGATCAGCATGGTGGCGATGCCCGACGCGCCCGGGCAGCGTTCGAGGTCGCGATCGCCGACGAGGCGGCCGAGGATGCCGCGCTCGGCCTCGACGCCGGCTCGATGGTGTCGCCGCCCACGGCCGATGTCGCCCAGGCGCCGCGCAAGCGCACCCCCGCCGGAGCGGAGGCGTGAACGCCGATGCTCCGGCCCTCCGGTCCGCCCCCGGTGAGGGGGCGGCCGGACGGGCAGCCGGCAGGGTCGGGGCAGCCCTGCCGGTCTTCCAGGCGGGGATGGGCGGTATCGCCGGGCCGCGGCTGGTTGCAGCCGTAGCCGAGGCCGGCGGCGCCGGCATCGTCGGGCTCTACAAGCATCCGCCGCAGGAGATCACGGCCCTGATCGCCGAGACGGCCGGGCTGACCGGGCGTGCCTTCGGTATCAATCTGGTGCCCGAGGTCGTCTCGGAAGCGGTGCTGGTCGATCAGGTACGGGCAGTGCTGGCGGCACCGGCAGAGACGCCGCCCTTCGTCAGCTTCTATGGCCTGCCGCCCCGGGCGGCGATCACACCCGCACGCGATGTCGGGCGCGAGGTGATCGTGCAGATCGGCAGCGTGTTCGATGCGGTGGAGGCGGTGAACCGCGGCGCCACCCAGCTGATCATCCAGGGTCACGAGGCGGGCGGCCACCATCTGTCGCGCCGGCCGATGACCGATCTGGTCGCAGCCCTGGTCGAACGCCTGCCCGCGATCCCGGTGATTGCGGCAGGTGGCATCTCCTCGGGTGACGCGGCGGCGGCCGCCGCCGCGGCCGGCGCCGATGCGGTGCTTGCCGGCACGGCCTTCATCTGCGCGGCGGAAAGTGCGGCGCATGATGTCTACCGCGCAAAGGTGATGGCGGCTCGCGCGGCAGATACCGTCGTCAGCGACCGCTTCGAAATCGGCTGGCCCGGCCGGCCGCACCGGGTGCTGCGCAATGCGGTGACCGAGGCGGCAGTGCCACCCGAGCCTGCCTTCATCGGCCGCACGGTCCTGTTCGGCCGGCCCTATCCGGTACCGCGCGGCTCTGCGGCCGTGCCGACCATCCACAGCTCGGGCCGGATCGAGGAAATGGCGCTCTATTGCGGCACGGGGTGCGATGCCGTTACCCGGATCGAGCCCGCCGCTGCCATCGTCGCCCGTCTGGCCACAGGTTTCGCGGCCGGCCGCAACGCGGCGGCGACGGACCTGACCGTTGCGGCTGCACCCGTCACGATGCGGGCCGGCTGAAAAGATCCTCCGGGAGATATCTGATGGACATCGCCTTCATGACCCTCAGCCGGCTCGCCTTCGGCTATTGGGAGGGACAGCCGCTTTATGCCATGGCCGAGCTTGGCGTCTTCGACGCCCTGGCCGAAGGGCCGGCGCGGGCGGCGACGCTCGCCGACCGGCTTGCCGCCTCGACCGACGGCATGGTCCGGCTGCTCGATGCCGGGGTGGCGCTCCGGCTGCTGACCCGTGACCCCGAGACCGATGGCCGCTATCGCAATACCGAGATGGCGACGAAGCTGCTGACCTCCGGTTCGCCCGATACCCTCATCCATTGGGTGCGGGTGATGGGCCGCTGGTCCCGGCCCTGGAGCCGGCTGGCCGATGCCGTGCGCAGCGGTGCCACGGTCGAGGATCAGGGCCTGCGACTGGGCGACGATCCCGCCTATATGCGCGACTTCATCCTGGGCATGCATGAATATGCCCGCCGCGGAGCGGCGGAACTGCCGTCCGCCCTTCCGCTTGAAGGGCTGCGGCGTGGGGTCGATGTCGGCGGTGGCGCCGGAACCTATGCGATCGCGCTCGCCAATGCGGCGCCGGCGCTGAAGCTGACCGTCCTCGACCTGGCCCCGGTGCTCGACATCACCCGGGCGATGGTCGATGCCCACGGCCTTACCGGCCGGATCGATACCGGGGTGATCGACTACCGCCTGGATCGTTTCGGCGAGGATCTGGACCTGGTGCTGATGTCGAATGTGCTGCATCAGGAAAGCGACATGGTCTGCCTGTCGATGCTCGGCCGCGCCCGCGATGCGCTCCGGCCCGGCGGGCGGGTGGTGGTGCAGGGGCATTTCGTCCAGCCCGACCGGACGGGGCCGCTCTTTGCCACCCTGCACAATCTTTCGGCGCTCGCGCTGTGGAGCGGCGGCCACAGCCGGACGTTGGAAGAGATGGCGGCACTCGCCGAACGCTCAGGCTTCACCGGGATCACCACCGGTCCGGTCGGCAAGTCCGGCCTGTCGATGGTGACCGCGGTCCGGCCCTGATGGCCCGTGGCTGAAGAGCCGAGCCTGAGGGTCAGCGATCAATGGCTGCCATACGGTCGGGGGCATACCGTTCCCCGGCAACGAGGCCGGGCGGCACAGCGGCACTGATCGCCGCCCGGTCCTCTTCCGTCAGCTGCAGGGCCAGCGCCGCCAGATTGTCGTCGACCCGCGACGGCCGCGAGGCGCCGAAGAGGGCGATCACCGGGGCGGCAGGGGTGCCGGCAGAGAACACCCAGGCGAGCGCCAGGGCGGCGGGGGTGGTGTTGCGTTCCGCGGCCAGCGCCGCCAGCCGGCCGGCGAGATCGGCATTGCGGGCAAGGTTTTCGGGCGCGAAGCGGGGGTAGATCTTCCGGCCGTCATCGGCCGCAAGCCCGCCGCCGCCGACGGCCCCGGCGAGCAGGCCGCGGCCCAGCGCGCCATAGGCGACGAAGCTGGTGCCGGTTTCGGCGCAGGCGGCGAGCAGGCCGTTTTCGGGCTCGCGAGAGACCAAGGAAAACTCGCTCTGCACCGCGGCGATCGGGTGAATTCCTGAGGCTTTTCTAAGGGTTGCGGCTGAAACCTCACTCAGTCCGATCTGTTTCACCCGCCCCTTCCGGACCTCTTCGGCCATGGCGCCGACCGTCTCTTCCACCGGCACATCCGGGTCCAGCCGGTGCAGATACCAGAGGTCGACGACCTCGGTGCCCAGCCGGCGGAGGCTTGCCTCCAGCGCCGCCGGCACCCGTTCCGGCCGGCCGTCGATGCCGCGGAGATTGCCGCCGCCCTCGGGCTGTACGAAGCCGAATTTGGTCGCGATCTGCACCTCTGCGCGCAGGCCGGGGCGGGCGGCGAGCGCCCGGCCGACCAGTTCCTCGTTCGCGCCCCAGCCATACATGTCGGCCGTGTCGATCAGGGTCACGCCCCGGTCTGCGGCATGGTGGATGGTGCGCAGGGCCTCTTGCCCGTCGCGCGCGCCATAGCTGCCGGTCATCGCCATGCAGCCCAGGCCCAGCACCGGCACGGCCGGGCCACCGCGGCCGAGCGGGACTGTGGGCAGGGGGGTGGGCATCATGCCGTCTCCTTTTCGCCGGCCGGCGTGGCGGGCTGTCGTCCAAGATTGCGCAGCGCCGCCCAGGTGTCGGGCGTCCAGCTGCGCAGGGCGGGAAGATCGGGGCCGGCGGCACCTTCCAGGCGCCGGCCGCCATCGATCGCCAGCACCTCGCCGGTAATATAGCCGGCGCCGTCGGAAACCAGGAAGGCGGCCAGATCCGCCAGTTCCTGCGGCCTGCCGGTGCGGCCCAGCGCGACGCCGGCCTCGGCCGGCGGCAGGTCGGTGCCCGCGGGCCGCAACCTGCCGAAGGCGCCTTCTGTGGGGAAGGGGCCGGGGGCGATGCCGTTCAGCCTGATCCCCGCCGGACCCCATTCCACCGCCAGCGAGCGGATCATCGCCAGCACCCCCGCCTTGGCCATGGCCGAGGGCAGTTTGTAGGGCGCGCCGGTCAGGGCCGACTGGGTCAGGATGCACAGCACCGCGGCCGGCATGCCGGCCGCGATCCAGCGCCGGCCGGCCGCGAGGGTCACATTGGCCCCGCCCTTGAGCACGATATCGACCACCGCATCGATCGCCCGCGGCGACAGCGTCTCCGACCGGGCCAGGAAATTGCCGGCGGCCGAATTGACCAGGATGTCGACCGGCCGGCTCCGGAAGGCCTGGTCCATCATCGCCTCGACCGCATCGGCATGGCGGACATCACAGGAATGGCAGTCGACCGCCACGCCGTGATCGGCGCGGATACCCTCTGCCGCCGCCTCCAGCACGGCGGCCCGCCGTCCCACCAGCACCAGATCGGCGCCGAGTTCGGCATAGCGCCGCGCAATGGCGAGCCCCAGCCCCGACCCGCCACCGGTGATCAGCGCCCGACGGCCCTGAAGAAGCCCGGATGCGAACATGGATCAGCTCCTTGAGTTCTTATAACGGCTCAATACGCCACCAGCCCCGGCAGATACAGGCTCAGCTCCGGCAGCGCGATCAGCAGCCCCAGCACGATCACCTCGCCCACCAGGAAGGGCATCACCCCCTTGAAGCCCACCTCGACCTTGGTATTGGCGGCGGCCGAGGCCACGAAGACGTTCATGCCCAGCGGTGGCGTCACCAGCCCGATTTCGGCGGTCTTGGTCACGATGATGCCAAACCAGATCGGGTCGTAACCCAGCGACATGACCAGCGGGAAGGTCAGCGGCAGGGTCAGGATGATGATCGCCAGCTGGTCGATGAAGAAGCCGAGCAGCAGATAGATGCCGATGATCACCAGCAGAATGCCCCAGGGCGGCAGCGGCAGGGTGCCGACCCAGTCGATCAGGTTCTGGGGCGCGCGGGTGGCGGCCAGGAAATAGCCGAAGATCATCGCGCCGATGATGATCGCGAAGATCATGGCGGTGGAGCGTAGCGTGTGGCGCAGCGCCACGCCGAATTCCTTCCGCCCCAGGCCGCCCCAGCCGAGGCCGATGACCAGCGCGCCGGCCGCCCCCACGGCGGCAGCTTCGGTCGCGGTGATGGCGCCCGAATAGATCCCGCCCAGCACCAGGCAGACCAGGATCGCCGCCGGCCAGACCGGCAGGATCGAGGCCATGCGCTCCTGCCGGCTGGCCTTGGGCGCCGCGGGGGCAATTTCGGGCCGGCGCTTCACCCAGACCAGGATGACGGTGGCATAGGCGATGGCGGTCAGGACGCCGGGGATGACGCCGGCCATGAACAGGCTGCCGATCGAGGTTTCGGTCAGCACGCCATACATGATCAGCCCCATCGAGGGCGGGATCATGATCGACAGCGTGCCCGCCACCGCGACCGTGCCGACCGCCAGCCGGTCGTCATAGCCGTATTTGCGCATCTCGGGCACCGAGATCCGCGCCATCGCCGCCGCGGCCGCGGTGCTGGAGCCGGCAAGCGCCGCAAAACCGGTGGAGGCGACCACGGCGGCCAGCGCCAGCCCGCCGCGGACATGGCCGATCCACAGGAAGCACATCCGGTAGAGATTGGCCACGATCGACGACCGGGCCAGCAGCTCCGCCATCAGGATGAACAGCGGGATGGTCGAGAGCAGGAAATTGGCGGCGGTGCGATAGGGCGTGGTCTGCAGCACGCCGAGGGTCGGGATCCAGCCGATCGCCATCGCGGCACCGACCGCGCCGGTCACACCCAGCGCATAGGCGATGGGCATGCCGATACAGATCAGCACCACCAGCGCCATCATGGGGAGGGCGACTTCCATCGGGGCGTCTCCTCAATTCGTCCGGGGCAGGTGGTCGCCCGCCGGCACCGTCGGCCCGGCATCTGCCGGGGCCTGGGGCATCGCCTCGTCGGCCGGCGCGTCATGGGGCAGCACCGGCATACGCCCGTCCACCACATGCGGCACCAGCGCGATCCCGCGCAGTGTCAGGCGCAGCGCCAGCAGCGCCGAGCCGATCGCCACCAGCGCCCAGCTGGGCGCCGTCGGCAGCGGCATGGCGCCGCCCGTCCAGCGATTGGCCTTGAAGTTCATCCAGGCGGTGTCGCCGGCCTTCCAGGCGATGGCGCCGAACAGCAGGGCGGCCGCGATCATGTAGATCACGTCCAGGCCGAGCCGCAGCCGCACCGGCATCAGGTTCAGCAGGATGTCGACCCGGACATGGCCGTCGACCCGTTCGGTGCCGGCCAGGCCGAAGAACACCACGGCCATCATCAGATAGAATTCGGTGATCTCGTAAGCCGCCGTCACCGGCGAGGCGAACAGATAGCGGCCGCCGGCATCTGCCACCGTCAGCACCATCATCAGGATAAGCGCCGCCATCGCGGCGCCGTCGAGCAGGGTTTCCAGATGGCTGACCGCGCGGTCGATCAGTCTCATGGGGCGCGTCTCCTTCCCGGGGCGGGCCGGTTGCGAAGGGGTAATGCAGCAATGCCGGCAGGTCCCGAGGGGGGCCTGCCGGTGCGGCGAAAGGGCCGGTGCCGGCCCTCAGCGGCTGGTCATCAGCTCTTCCCATTCGTGGAAGACGCGGGTTCCGGGCAGGCCGCGGCCGTCATAATCCTTCACCCAGGCGGCCTGAACCGGCTTCAGCTTGCCGGCCCAGACCGGCACGCCCGAGGCCGGGATGGCATAGACCTCGCCACCCCGCTTTTTCAGGTCGGCCGCGAAGGTCTCGGCGCGCTCGACATAAAGCTTCTGGACGTATTCATCCATCTCCTTGCCGGTCTTGATCAGCAGGTCCTGGAGATCCTTGGGCAGCTTCTGCCAGACGTTTTCGTTGATCACATAGAGCGTCGGGAACAGGCCGAAATTCAGGTTGCTGGTCGAATAGCGCAGCTGTTCTTCCAGCTTGTAGCCGCCGGCGGTCGGGATGTTGAACAGCGAGCCGTCGACCGTGCCGCGCTGAAGTGCGGGATACAGGTCCGGCGCCGGGATGGCGACCGCGATGGCGCCCAGCGCCTCGACACTGCGTTCCTGAATGCCGCCCGACGAGCGCAGCTTCACGCCCTTCAACTGGTCGGGCGTCAGGATCTTGGTCTTGGTGGTCATCAGCTGATAGGCATGGGTGACGGAGGCCTGGATCACCCGCACGCCCTGGGGAACGTATTCCACCTCGTTCAGCGTGCCGAGGGCGAGTTCGGAATAGGCGGCACCCTGTTCGCGCGGGTCCGATTTGTTGCCGACCAGCGGGATGGCCGAGACCGTCGACAGCGGCAGGCGGTCGGAGATATAGAGCGGCGCCGCATAAGAAATGTCCGAGATGCCGTTGATCGCGGCATCCAGAAGATCGGATGATTTCGCAAGCTGTTCAGCGGGATAGATCTCGAACTTCAGACGGCCGTTCGACTGTTCGTCAACCAGCTTGCCCCAGTATTCCATCGCGATCGCGCCGGTGTGGCGGGTCGGGTAGGAATGGGCGACGCGCAGCGTGATCGGATCCTCTGCGGCAGCAGGGCCGGTGGTCA
It includes:
- the dctP gene encoding TRAP transporter substrate-binding protein DctP, whose translation is MSSWTRRLAGAATFVAAAVALTTGPAAAEDPITLRVAHSYPTRHTGAIAMEYWGKLVDEQSNGRLKFEIYPAEQLAKSSDLLDAAINGISDISYAAPLYISDRLPLSTVSAIPLVGNKSDPREQGAAYSELALGTLNEVEYVPQGVRVIQASVTHAYQLMTTKTKILTPDQLKGVKLRSSGGIQERSVEALGAIAVAIPAPDLYPALQRGTVDGSLFNIPTAGGYKLEEQLRYSTSNLNFGLFPTLYVINENVWQKLPKDLQDLLIKTGKEMDEYVQKLYVERAETFAADLKKRGGEVYAIPASGVPVWAGKLKPVQAAWVKDYDGRGLPGTRVFHEWEELMTSR
- a CDS encoding SDR family oxidoreductase; translated protein: MFASGLLQGRRALITGGGSGLGLAIARRYAELGADLVLVGRRAAVLEAAAEGIRADHGVAVDCHSCDVRHADAVEAMMDQAFRSRPVDILVNSAAGNFLARSETLSPRAIDAVVDIVLKGGANVTLAAGRRWIAAGMPAAVLCILTQSALTGAPYKLPSAMAKAGVLAMIRSLAVEWGPAGIRLNGIAPGPFPTEGAFGRLRPAGTDLPPAEAGVALGRTGRPQELADLAAFLVSDGAGYITGEVLAIDGGRRLEGAAGPDLPALRSWTPDTWAALRNLGRQPATPAGEKETA
- a CDS encoding TRAP transporter small permease subunit — encoded protein: MRLIDRAVSHLETLLDGAAMAALILMMVLTVADAGGRYLFASPVTAAYEITEFYLMMAVVFFGLAGTERVDGHVRVDILLNLMPVRLRLGLDVIYMIAAALLFGAIAWKAGDTAWMNFKANRWTGGAMPLPTAPSWALVAIGSALLALRLTLRGIALVPHVVDGRMPVLPHDAPADEAMPQAPADAGPTVPAGDHLPRTN
- a CDS encoding TRAP transporter large permease, whose product is MEVALPMMALVVLICIGMPIAYALGVTGAVGAAMAIGWIPTLGVLQTTPYRTAANFLLSTIPLFILMAELLARSSIVANLYRMCFLWIGHVRGGLALAAVVASTGFAALAGSSTAAAAAMARISVPEMRKYGYDDRLAVGTVAVAGTLSIMIPPSMGLIMYGVLTETSIGSLFMAGVIPGVLTAIAYATVILVWVKRRPEIAPAAPKASRQERMASILPVWPAAILVCLVLGGIYSGAITATEAAAVGAAGALVIGLGWGGLGRKEFGVALRHTLRSTAMIFAIIIGAMIFGYFLAATRAPQNLIDWVGTLPLPPWGILLVIIGIYLLLGFFIDQLAIIILTLPLTFPLVMSLGYDPIWFGIIVTKTAEIGLVTPPLGMNVFVASAAANTKVEVGFKGVMPFLVGEVIVLGLLIALPELSLYLPGLVAY
- a CDS encoding NAD(P)H-dependent flavin oxidoreductase; the protein is MNADAPALRSAPGEGAAGRAAGRVGAALPVFQAGMGGIAGPRLVAAVAEAGGAGIVGLYKHPPQEITALIAETAGLTGRAFGINLVPEVVSEAVLVDQVRAVLAAPAETPPFVSFYGLPPRAAITPARDVGREVIVQIGSVFDAVEAVNRGATQLIIQGHEAGGHHLSRRPMTDLVAALVERLPAIPVIAAGGISSGDAAAAAAAAGADAVLAGTAFICAAESAAHDVYRAKVMAARAADTVVSDRFEIGWPGRPHRVLRNAVTEAAVPPEPAFIGRTVLFGRPYPVPRGSAAVPTIHSSGRIEEMALYCGTGCDAVTRIEPAAAIVARLATGFAAGRNAAATDLTVAAAPVTMRAG
- a CDS encoding aldo/keto reductase, with translation MMPTPLPTVPLGRGGPAVPVLGLGCMAMTGSYGARDGQEALRTIHHAADRGVTLIDTADMYGWGANEELVGRALAARPGLRAEVQIATKFGFVQPEGGGNLRGIDGRPERVPAALEASLRRLGTEVVDLWYLHRLDPDVPVEETVGAMAEEVRKGRVKQIGLSEVSAATLRKASGIHPIAAVQSEFSLVSREPENGLLAACAETGTSFVAYGALGRGLLAGAVGGGGLAADDGRKIYPRFAPENLARNADLAGRLAALAAERNTTPAALALAWVFSAGTPAAPVIALFGASRPSRVDDNLAALALQLTEEDRAAISAAVPPGLVAGERYAPDRMAAIDR
- a CDS encoding class I SAM-dependent methyltransferase: MDIAFMTLSRLAFGYWEGQPLYAMAELGVFDALAEGPARAATLADRLAASTDGMVRLLDAGVALRLLTRDPETDGRYRNTEMATKLLTSGSPDTLIHWVRVMGRWSRPWSRLADAVRSGATVEDQGLRLGDDPAYMRDFILGMHEYARRGAAELPSALPLEGLRRGVDVGGGAGTYAIALANAAPALKLTVLDLAPVLDITRAMVDAHGLTGRIDTGVIDYRLDRFGEDLDLVLMSNVLHQESDMVCLSMLGRARDALRPGGRVVVQGHFVQPDRTGPLFATLHNLSALALWSGGHSRTLEEMAALAERSGFTGITTGPVGKSGLSMVTAVRP